TTCATTCATCTTTGGGAATAGTTTTTAACTTAGCAATATCTTCACCATAACCATAGTCTTCTAAAATTAATGAAGCACTACGATTTTCGAAATATTTATTTTTTACTAAAAATATTTTCATTGAAAAAGTAACTCCACAACTAACAATAATAGAGATTGCTCCTCAAAGATAACCTCCCCAACTCAAGTGGTTACCCCAGTTTTATCGGGCGTATTTTGTAGGTACATTAATATTTTTTATCTAATCTTTAATAATCCAAAGTTGTTTATTTCAACAATGCCTTCAAGGTAGCTTGATGTCTAATTACATCGTTTTTGCTAATATTTAGCTCATGTTCTTGTCTCTCCATTTAGATACATTTAAATCATTAATTTTAATGTGCCTTTTCTAGTTAATATAATGTTTTATTATTGACAAAATAAAAACGACAATTACTGTCGTTTTTCCTTATTTTTAGTAAATATGTTTGAGTAATCTTTTTCTACTTTGACGTTTGTTACTTTTTTATAAATAGCTTCTATTGAATCTTTTTTTGGTACAAAAGGATTGTTGTGTCTTGTGACTCCGTTTTCAATAATTACTAAATGATTAATGATTTCTTCTAACTCATTAATCATGTGACTAGTAATTAAAATCCCGACCCCTTCTTGAGCTAAAATATTTAAAATTTTGTGAAATTCAATTCTAGTTCCTACATCTAAGTTAGCCGTTGGCTCATCTAAAAATATGTAATCAGGTTGAGTTACTAAACAAATTACTAAAAAAGCTCGCTTTTGCATTCCTGCACTCAATTCAAAAAAAGTTTTATCTTTGTAATCAATTAGATCAAATTTCTCTAAAAGCATTTCTATTCTTTCTGTCGCAGCTTTTTTATCGATCCCACATAACTGTGCATCATAAATCGCAAATTTTGAAATTGAAATATCTTTGGGATAAACACTCTGGTCGGGAAAAAAACAAATTTTCGCTAAGTTATTATTTTGATAAATCGATTCATCGTTTAATAAAACTTCGCCAGAATCTTTTTTGTATTCATTAAAAACACTTTTTAGCAAAGTTGACTTTCCTGAACCGTTATCTCCAACTAAACCAATAATATCTTTTGGTTTAATTTCCAAACTAAAGTTTTTAATCCCAGCTCCGGTTTTAAAACTTTTTGAAACATCAATTATTTTTAGCATTTAGTCAACCAACTTTCTTTCATCTTTGGTTTTACAAAATGAGCGATAGCCTAATCCAGCTAATAAAGTTCCGATACCAATAAACACCAAATAATTGGCTCATACACTAAATGGTCGTTGAGAGTAAATTAATTCTCCTTGAGAATTCAAGTCATAAAAGCTAAATTGAGAAATTGGCAGTGGTGCTTCAGCTGACATAAAGTAGTTTACTTCTGGATTGTTTTTACCAGAAAAATATACCATTTCATAAAATCACATAAATGGGTTTGCGCGATAATTTCAAATGGCATTAGGTGTTCATTGAAAATAGTCACCAACTTTAATTTCCATATCAAAATATCCTAATAATTCGTAATTTAATAAATTAAATAAGTAAGTTCCTGGTGAGTAACGACTATCATTAATTCAGAATTGATAATTGTAAAAAATGTTTTTTGTATCTGGTTGTCCATATGAATCGATATCAAGAATCTGTTCGTTTGAATAGATACTTCATTCAAATTTAAACATATTAATTAACGAATCATGTAATTTTGCTAATTCGTTATCTGAAATATCAAAATCATTGCGATCAATATTTTTCAAATTAGTTAAAACCTCTTTTAATTGTTGAGGTTTATTGTAATTTTTTGAACTGTTTTTATAATAAAAAGAATTTTTAAAATTTTTAGTTTTGTCACCTTGTGATTTAACACTTACTTCTTTAATGAATTGATAGTATAAATTATTCTGAATTCCTGTTCTCAATTCCTGTTCATTGATTTCAATTTTTTGTTCTTCCAAACTAGTATTGAATTTCTTGAAATATTTTTCAATGCTACTTGTAAAAGCATCCTCTTCAATTAATTCTCCAAAATAAGGCAACATCCCTCTGCCAAGAGTATCTCAAATGATATATCCAGGGCTAAATAAATATATATCATTTCCAACTCGGTCTGATGTTATATTTTCGGAAAAAATATCTCTCAATTCATTCATACTATCATGTAATTCAGTCAAAAATCTATCTTCTTCGTTTTGTGTATCTTGTAATTCTTTTGCATTTTTTATAATTGGACTATAGTTATTTGTTGTTGGGCCATCGGATGCAAAGGCGAAAAATATCGGTCCAAAAATTGCAAAAAACATAAATAGTGTTGTCAAAACCCAAACAGTTGGTAAGGTTCTTTTTAAAGATTTGCTTCGCGCTGCTAAAAACAAAGTAACACCAAATATTAAGAAATCATAGGCCAATAGACTCAGAAGTCCAGTTCCTAAATTAATAATTATAAAATCTTTCAAGTAAACAGGAGAGATTGCTGAAATCATCACATATATTAAATAAACTAGGCAAACAAAAGTTGTTGTAACTATTTTTAGCGGCAGAAATTTAGCCCAAAATATCGAAGAATTTTTTAAACCGCGACGGTTTTCTAAACTTTGAATCCCGTTACGACTGTCTGTGATAGCAATTGAAGCAATGTTACCAATATTTACATAAGATAATCAAAAAATTCCCAGCACAACAATAAATATTAAACCAACATTATTTTTATATAAAATATTATCTCCAATATTCATTGTTAAACTTTGAATTAATATGATTAAGGCCAAAATAATAGTTGATAAGATAATAAAAACTTTATTTTTGATAATCCTTAAAAAAGAAAACCTGAATACTACTTTAAATCCTTGGTTCATAAATTCTCCTTATTTAGTAAATTTTAAATTAGATCTTTAATTAATCCAAAATCAATGGATATAACTATATCCACACATTTATTATACACTCATTTATTAAACATAAATATGCAATAAGTAAAAACGACAATTACTGTCGTTTTTCCTTATTTTTAACATAAATGTTTGAGTAGTCTTTTTCTACTTTAACATTTGTTACTTTTTTATAAATAGCTTCTATTGAATCTTTTTGAGGAACAAAAGGATTGTTGTGTCTTGTGACTCCATTTTCAATTATCACTAAGTGGTTAATGATTTCTTCTAGTTCATTTATCATGTGACTAGTAATTAAAATCCCCACCCCTTCTTGGGCTAGTAGTTTTAAAATTTTGTGAAACTCAATTCTAGTTGCTACATCTAAGTTAGCGGTTGGCTCATCTAAAAATATGTAATCGGGTTGAGTTACTAAACAAATTACTAGAAAAGCTCGTTTTTGCATTCCAGCACTTAGCTCAAAAAAAGTTTTGTCTTTATACTCAATTAAATCAAATTTTTCTAAAAGCATTTCCAATCGCTCTTGGGCTTCTTCCCCATCCATCCCACATAACTGCGCATCATAAACAGCAAATTTTGAAATTGAAATATCTTTTGGATAAACACTCTGATCGGGGAAAAAGCAAATTTTCGCTAAGTTATTACTTTGATAAATTGATTCATCGTTTAATAAAACTTCACCAGAATCTTTTTTGTATTCATTAAAAACACTTTTTAGCAAAGTTGACTTTCCTGAACCATTATCCCCAACTAAACCAAT
This Spiroplasma endosymbiont of Panorpa germanica DNA region includes the following protein-coding sequences:
- a CDS encoding ABC transporter ATP-binding protein — its product is MLKIIDVSKSFKTGAGIKNFSLEIKPKDIIGLVGDNGSGKSTLLKSVFNEYKKDSGEVLLNDESIYQNNNLAKICFFPDQSVYPKDISISKFAIYDAQLCGIDKKAATERIEMLLEKFDLIDYKDKTFFELSAGMQKRAFLVICLVTQPDYIFLDEPTANLDVGTRIEFHKILNILAQEGVGILITSHMINELEEIINHLVIIENGVTRHNNPFVPKKDSIEAIYKKVTNVKVEKDYSNIFTKNKEKRQ
- a CDS encoding ABC transporter ATP-binding protein: MLKIIDVSKSFKTGAGIKNFSLEIKPKDIIGLVGDNGSGKSTLLKSVFNEYKKDSGEVLLNDESIYQSNNLAKICFFPDQSVYPKDISISKFAVYDAQLCGMDGEEAQERLEMLLEKFDLIEYKDKTFFELSAGMQKRAFLVICLVTQPDYIFLDEPTANLDVATRIEFHKILKLLAQEGVGILITSHMINELEEIINHLVIIENGVTRHNNPFVPQKDSIEAIYKKVTNVKVEKDYSNIYVKNKEKRQ